Genomic window (Myxococcales bacterium):
CGACCTGCACGCGCTCCTGGCCAGCCGGGCCAGCGTGCGCGGGTTCGCGCCGACGCCACTGCCGCGGGCGCGGCTCGAGGCGGTGTTCGCCGCCGCCCAGCGCGCGGCGTCGTGGTGCAACATCCAGCCGTGGCGCGTGGTCGTGACCGATCCGCCCGCGACCGAGCGCGTGCGCGCGGCGCTCGTGGCCGCGGCCCGCGGCGCGATGCCGGGGCCCGACCTGCCGTTCCCGCTCGACTACCCCGAGCCCTACAGCGCCCACCGGCGCGCGTGCGGCGGCGCGCTCTACGGGGCGATGGGCATCGCCCGCGACGACAAGGCCAGCCGCTACGACGCCTGGCTCCGCAACTTCGCGCTGTTCGACGCGCCCCACGTCGCGATCGTCTCGGTCGATCGACGGCTGGGGCCGTACGCGCTGATCGACGTCGGCGTGTGGCTGGGCACGCTGCTCGCGGCCCTGGCCGCCGACGAGATCGCCGCGTGCCCGATGGCCTCGGCGGTCGCGTACCCCAAGGCGCTGCGGGCCGAGCTGGCCATCCCCGACGAGCACCAGCTCCTGTTCGGCGTCGCGCTGGGCACGGCCAGCGCTGCTCCGGCCAATGCCTGCCGCACGACCCGGGCGCCGATCGACGCGAACGTGACGTTCGTCGAGTAGGGCCCCGGGCGAGGTTCGGCTATCCTGCGCACATGTCTGCGCGCCTCGCCCTCGTGTTCGTGTTCCTCGCCGCGCTCTCCGGCGCCGCGCTCGCCCAGCAGCCCGACGCCCTGGTCAAGGCGTCGACGCTGTTCGCCGACGCCCAGAGCCAGTACCTGGCCAAGAACTTCGACGGCGCCGCCGAGGGCTTCAAGCAGGCCTACGAGGCGCGGCCGCAGCCGCAGTTCCTCTACAACGCCGCGGCCGCGTACCACATGAAGGGCAAGAAGACCGGCGACGTCGGCGCCTACGAGCTGGCGGTGCAGTACTACCAGAAGTACCTCACGTCGGAGCCGACCGCCGAGGACAAGCCCGCGGTCGAGAAGTCGATCGAGATCCTGGGCAAGGAGATCGCGCGCCTCAAGGCCGCTGCCGAGGCGGCCGCGGTCGCGGCCGCGGCTGCGGATCCGGCGGCGCCGCCGCCCCCGCCGCCCGACCTGACCACGCCGTCGGCCGAGGTCGCCGCCCTCGGGGACGTCGTGACCCGGAGCCTCGTGGTGATCGAGACCGAGCCCCAGGGCGCCAACATCTACCTCGACGACAAGAAGAACGGCGTGTTCGCGCAGACGCCGTGGTCGGGCTCGCTCGACGGCCAGCACAAGATCCTGATCGAGAAGCGCGGCCACAAGTCCAAGGACGCGGTGATCGCGCCCGACCCCAACCGCCTGGTGGTCCTGCAGGTGGTCCTGTCCGAGGAGGACTACCTGGGCTGGATCGAGATCAAGGCGAACATCCCGGGCGCGCTGGTCTACTCCGACGACAAGGCCGCCGGCCCGATCGGCAAGACCCCGTACTCGGGCAACTTCAAGCCGGGCAAGCACAAGATCTGGATCGCCGCCGACGGCTACGACGAGTACGCCGAGGAGATCGAGATCGTCGCCGGCAAGACCCACGAGGTCGCCGCCAACCTGCGCGGCGCGCCGGTCGGCTACCTGAACATCCGCGGCGCCAACCTCGATCGCGCCAAGGTCAAGGTCGACGGCGCGGTCGTGTGCGAGCGCGGGCCGTGCCGGACGCCGGTCCGCGAGGGCAAGCGGACGATCGTCGTGTCGCGCAGCGGCTTCAAGCCGTACCGGGCCCGGCTCGAGCTGCAGGCCAAGACCGAGCTGACGGTGACGCCGAACCTGGTCAAGCGGCCGGGCCGCACCGACGCCGTGGTCGCGTACATCTTCACCGCCATCCTCGCCGGCGGCGCGACCGGCGCGTACATCTACGCCAACGGCCTCAAGGTCGATGACTCGCTCTACGACAAGCGCGACTACGTCAAGTACGGCGCGTACGGCGGCTGGGGCCTGGCCGGCGTGGTCGGGCTGTCGGCCATCTACTACACGTTCCGCGACAAGGGCCCGCCGTCGACGGGCACGGTCGACGTGAAGGCGCTGGCGCTGACGCCCACGGTCGGCTCGGACTTCGCCGGCCTGTCGGTCGGCGGCGGGTTCTGACCTTCCAGAGGGCCTGTCGCCAGGCCCTCCCCCGTCGAGGGCAGCGACCAGGCCCCCACCCACGACGCGAGACTCCCGGCGCGCGCACCAGTGCGCGACCGACGAGCGGACACGCGCTGAGCTTCCAGCGGGCCCAGGCTCCCCATCGGGGGCAAGCGCCGATGACGGGTCCAGCCCTGGGCCCGCACCTGGCCGGACCTACGTCACACCGGGGCGGGGCAGGTGGCGCCGAGCCACGGGCCGGGATATTCTGTCCGCCACTCTCGACCCTCGGTCGAGCTGAGGGCCTGGCATGAGACTACGTATCCTATTGCTCGTCACGATCGCGCTCGCGCTGGTCTCCCCGCGGCGCGCCGCCGCCCAGGGCGACCCCTGGAAGGCCGCGCAGGCCGCGTTCAGCCAGGGCGAGACGTTCTATCTGTCCGGGAAGTTCGACGACGCGGCGGCGTCGTTCAAGAAGGCGTACGAGGCGCGGCCGATGCCGCAGTTCCTCTACAACGTCGGCGCCGCCTACCACATGAAGGGCAAGAAGGCGTCGGAGCCCGAGTCGTACGACAAGGCCGTCGACTACTACACGCGGTACCTGACCGAGAACAAGGAGGCCAAGGACCGCGACCACGTCGAGAAGGTCATCGAGGTGCTCAAGGCCGAGGCCGAGCGCCTGCGGGCGGCGGTCGCGGCGATCGCCGCAGGTGGCGGATCCGACGGCGGCGTCACCGGCGCCGGCAACCCCGACGGCGGCACCGGCGCGGCGCCGGTCGCGATCGGCCCGTCGGCCGAGGTCGAGTCGCTCGGCGACGTGACCTACCGCGGCCTCGTGGTCATCGAGAGCGAGCCCCAGGGCGCCAACGTCTACATCAACGGCAAGGAGAAGGGCCCGTTCGCCCAGACCCCGTGGTCCGGCTCGATGGACGGCGAGTTCCAGTACCTGGTCGAGAAGCGCGGCTACAAGAGCAAGGAGGGCCGCACCGCGGCCGATCCGACCCGGCTCCTGCTGCTGCAGGTGGTGCTGTCCGAGGAGGACTACCTGGGCTGGCTCGAGATCAAGAGCAACGTGCCGGGCGCCAACATCTTCCTCGACGACCGCGCCGTCGGCGCGATCGGCAAGACCCCGTTCTCGGGCAACTTCAAGCCCGGCAAGCACAAGGTCTGGATCGAGGCGGACGGCTACGAGACCAGCGAGCACGACATCGAGATCATCGCGGGCGAGGCGGCCGAGATCGCCGCGCAGCTCAAGGGCGCGCCGGTCGGCTACCTGTACGTGCGCGGCCCCGGCATCGAGTCGTCGCGCATCTACCTCGACGGCCAGCTCCTGTGCGAGCGCGGCCCGTGCCGCAAGCCGGTCAAGGAGGGGCGCCACAAGGTGTCGGTGCGGCGCTCGGGCTACAAGTCGTACTCGGCCACGATCGAGGTGCAGGCCAAGACCGAGATCAACCTGAAGACCGAGCTGGCGAAGAAGCCCGGCCGCGGCGACGCCATCGTGGCCTACGTCTTCAGCGGGCTGTTCGCGGGCGGCGGCATCTACCTGGGCCTCGAGTCGCAGAAGCTCGAGCAGGAGCTCAAGGACGCCATCGCCGCCGGGACGCCCCCGGTCGACCAGAGCGATCCGCGGTTCACCCGCGGCAAGTACTTCGCGATCGGCGCCAACGCGGCGTACGGCGTCGCCGGCCTGCTGGGCCTGGCGGCGATCTACTACACGTTCCGCGAGAAGGGCCGCCCGTCGGTGGGCGTGGTCGACGTGCGCGCGCTGGCGCTGACCCCGAGCATCGGGCCGAACTACGCCGGCCTGTCGATGGAGCTGCCATGGTGACCCGCTCTCGTCTCGCGCTCGGCGCCGCCGGCCTGGCCCTGTGCGGCGCCGGCGCCTGCAACTGGACCACGTTCGACGATCTCGCCAGCGACGTCTGGGTCGAGCGGGTCAACAACCCCGGCGACTCGCGCCAGTACGGCGTCGCGATGGGCGCGATGCCGCTGACGGCCGAGACGCTCGACGGCCAGGGCGTCAACCTGGTCGTGCTCGGCCGCGCCAAGCTGATGCTGTCGACCCTGCGCTACGGCGCCGACGGCAAGCACGCGATCGCCTCGGTCGGCGGTCAGTCGATCCTCCCGGCGTTCATGTTCGACGACCTGCCGGCCAAGCCCGCGTTCGCCGCCCACCCGACCGAGCACCGGTTCGCGTTCGGCAGCCGGACCGGCAACCTGCTCAGCGGGCAGGCCTTCATCGCCGTGATGTCCGGCGACGACCTGGGCCTGGCGGTGGCGCCGGGCCGCGTCTTCAACGGCGCCAACACCGACCTGGGCCTGCTGCCGCCGACCGGCATCGCGTTCGCGACGCTGCCCGACGCCGGCGGCTTCACCAACGACCCGACGCTGGGCGAGCTGGTGGTGGTGCGCGGCACGCAGATCGACGTGCTCTACGACTACGAGAACTCGGCGATCACCGACGCCGGCACCTTCGCCGAGTGCACCCAGACCACCAACCGCGCCACCGAGACCTCGTTCGAGGCGGCCGTGGCCGACATCGAGGGCGACGCCGATCCCGAGATCGTGGTCGGCCAGGGCCCGCGCTCGAGCGCCGACGGCACGACCTCGGAGATCCGGATCTACCAGGTCGCCAACGTCGTCAAGTCGATGTCGACGGTGATGCTGCCGATGCCCTGCGACGCGCCGACGACGACCTTGTCGGTGCCCGCGATGGACGGCGGCTTCGCGATGCTGACCGCCCGGTTCGATCCGGCCGTGCCCCAGGCGGCGCTGGTGTACTCGGCGCCGAGCATCAACACGGTCTACGTGCGCCTGCCCGGCGCCACCGATCCGATGGCCATCACCGTGCCGATCACCGGGTCGACCTTCGGCTACGCGCTGGCCGCCGGCGACCTCGACGGCGACGGCGTGCCCGAGCTGGTCATCGGCGCCCCCAAGTCGGACATCGACGGCACCGCCGACGCCGGCGGCGTCTACATCTACCGCTACGCGGCCGGCGCGTTCACGGCGGTGACGACCGAGCCGCTGGCGGTGGCCAGCGCCAGCGCCAGCGACCAGTACGGCCGGAGCCTGGCGATCGGGCCCTGGGGCCGGTCGGGGCAGAACGTGCTGGTGGTCGGGGCCG
Coding sequences:
- a CDS encoding nitroreductase family protein, with the translated sequence MTLADLHALLASRASVRGFAPTPLPRARLEAVFAAAQRAASWCNIQPWRVVVTDPPATERVRAALVAAARGAMPGPDLPFPLDYPEPYSAHRRACGGALYGAMGIARDDKASRYDAWLRNFALFDAPHVAIVSVDRRLGPYALIDVGVWLGTLLAALAADEIAACPMASAVAYPKALRAELAIPDEHQLLFGVALGTASAAPANACRTTRAPIDANVTFVE
- a CDS encoding FG-GAP repeat protein; its protein translation is MVTRSRLALGAAGLALCGAGACNWTTFDDLASDVWVERVNNPGDSRQYGVAMGAMPLTAETLDGQGVNLVVLGRAKLMLSTLRYGADGKHAIASVGGQSILPAFMFDDLPAKPAFAAHPTEHRFAFGSRTGNLLSGQAFIAVMSGDDLGLAVAPGRVFNGANTDLGLLPPTGIAFATLPDAGGFTNDPTLGELVVVRGTQIDVLYDYENSAITDAGTFAECTQTTNRATETSFEAAVADIEGDADPEIVVGQGPRSSADGTTSEIRIYQVANVVKSMSTVMLPMPCDAPTTTLSVPAMDGGFAMLTARFDPAVPQAALVYSAPSINTVYVRLPGATDPMAITVPITGSTFGYALAAGDLDGDGVPELVIGAPKSDIDGTADAGGVYIYRYAAGAFTAVTTEPLAVASASASDQYGRSLAIGPWGRSGQNVLVVGAEGKVFTYFRLPGLYDDDVRTGR
- a CDS encoding PEGA domain-containing protein — its product is MSARLALVFVFLAALSGAALAQQPDALVKASTLFADAQSQYLAKNFDGAAEGFKQAYEARPQPQFLYNAAAAYHMKGKKTGDVGAYELAVQYYQKYLTSEPTAEDKPAVEKSIEILGKEIARLKAAAEAAAVAAAAADPAAPPPPPPDLTTPSAEVAALGDVVTRSLVVIETEPQGANIYLDDKKNGVFAQTPWSGSLDGQHKILIEKRGHKSKDAVIAPDPNRLVVLQVVLSEEDYLGWIEIKANIPGALVYSDDKAAGPIGKTPYSGNFKPGKHKIWIAADGYDEYAEEIEIVAGKTHEVAANLRGAPVGYLNIRGANLDRAKVKVDGAVVCERGPCRTPVREGKRTIVVSRSGFKPYRARLELQAKTELTVTPNLVKRPGRTDAVVAYIFTAILAGGATGAYIYANGLKVDDSLYDKRDYVKYGAYGGWGLAGVVGLSAIYYTFRDKGPPSTGTVDVKALALTPTVGSDFAGLSVGGGF
- a CDS encoding PEGA domain-containing protein; the encoded protein is MRLRILLLVTIALALVSPRRAAAQGDPWKAAQAAFSQGETFYLSGKFDDAAASFKKAYEARPMPQFLYNVGAAYHMKGKKASEPESYDKAVDYYTRYLTENKEAKDRDHVEKVIEVLKAEAERLRAAVAAIAAGGGSDGGVTGAGNPDGGTGAAPVAIGPSAEVESLGDVTYRGLVVIESEPQGANVYINGKEKGPFAQTPWSGSMDGEFQYLVEKRGYKSKEGRTAADPTRLLLLQVVLSEEDYLGWLEIKSNVPGANIFLDDRAVGAIGKTPFSGNFKPGKHKVWIEADGYETSEHDIEIIAGEAAEIAAQLKGAPVGYLYVRGPGIESSRIYLDGQLLCERGPCRKPVKEGRHKVSVRRSGYKSYSATIEVQAKTEINLKTELAKKPGRGDAIVAYVFSGLFAGGGIYLGLESQKLEQELKDAIAAGTPPVDQSDPRFTRGKYFAIGANAAYGVAGLLGLAAIYYTFREKGRPSVGVVDVRALALTPSIGPNYAGLSMELPW